The following proteins are co-located in the Xiphophorus hellerii strain 12219 chromosome 2, Xiphophorus_hellerii-4.1, whole genome shotgun sequence genome:
- the LOC116732320 gene encoding zinc-binding protein A33-like has translation MISTRKSISEEEISCPQCSNIYTYPVLLLCGHNVCKLCLHNFWEWKKCQECPVCGTESSSGMPPVNQDLKLVVDQFQNKKPMAQEICALHKEKLKVFCDNDEVPICLVCQISRDHKMHKCCPVEEAAQQKKTEMSNIIGSLRKKVRTMSKTKHQWEEIKTYIKTQSNDIEMAIKGEFLQLHQFLKDEEDMRLRMLKQEEQIKIQVMCSKIEDIDKEIQALNSTISKVDIILRAKDLPFLQEYKRTKQSVKRNFQEPETMREILINSAKHLGILKFTVCQKMLKNVKYASVVLDPNTAHSNLKLSQELTSVQYSNKVLLPDNPERCTSRMCVLGATGFTSGKHSWTVEVGHGKDWFVGVARESIKRKTTTFLSPEEGYWVISQYSKDSLWAQTSPRTRVSVKQMPERLTVHLDCDKGRVVFTNAADSAAIYTFKDKFTEKIFPYFSVGLCEDWKNSSPLTVCAQTMKVVPEKA, from the exons ATGATATCAACGAGGAAATCTATCTCTGAGGAAGAGATATCTTGTCCTCAGTGCTCCAACATTTATACTTACCCTGTTCTTTTACTATGTGGACACAACGTTTGCAAACTTTGCCTGCACAACTTCTGGGAGTGGAAAAAGTGTCAAGAATGTCCCGTGTGCGGAACTGAGTCTTCCTCTGGGATGCCTCCTGTCAACCAGGATCTGAAGTTAGTCGTGGatcagtttcaaaacaaaaagccTATGGCTCAGGAAATTTGTGCGCTTCATAAGGAGAAATTGAAGGTTTTTTGCGACAATGATGAGGTTCCCATCTGTCTCGTCTGCCAAATATCAAGGGACCATAAAATGCACAAGTGCTGCCCAGTGGAGGAAGCAGCTCAACAGAAAAAG ACAGAAATGTCTAACATCATTGGGTCCTTGAGAAAGAAAGTAAGAACaatgagtaaaacaaaacaccaatGGGAGGAGATCAAAACTTATATAAAG ACTCAAAGTAATGACATTGAGATGGCGATAAAGGGGGAATTTCTGCAGCTTCACCAGTTCCTCAAGGATGAAGAAGATATGAGACTGAGAATGCTCAAACAGgaagagcaaataaaaatacaggTCATGTGTAGTAAGATTGAAGACATAGACAAGGAGATCCAGGCTCTCAACTCCACCATCAGCAAAGTAGATATTATCCTCAGAGCAAAGGATTTGCCATTCCTACAG GAATACAAGCGAACAAAGCAAAG CGTCAAACGCAACTTCCAGGAACCTGAGACCATGAGAGAAATTTTGATTAATTCTGCCAAGCATCTGGGAATACTCAAGTTTACAGTTTGCCAGAAGatgttgaaaaatgtcaaatatg CTTCAGTCGTTCTGGACCCGAACACGGCCCATTCCAATCTGAAGTTGTCCCAGGAGCTGACCAGTGTGCAGTACAGCAACAAGGTGCTTCTACCCGACAACCCTGAGCGCTGCACCAGCCGCATGTGTGTGCTGGGCGCCACTGGGTTTACGTCCGGGAAGCACAGCTGGACCGTAGAGGTGGGCCACGGCAAAGACTGGTTCGTAGGGGTTGCACGTGAGAGCATCAAAAGGAAAACCACCACCTTCCTGAGCCCTGAAGAGGGTTACTGGGTGATCAGCCAGTACAGCAAAGATTCCCTCTGGGCTCAGACCTCTCCTCGCACCAGGGTGTCGGTAAAGCAGATGCCGGAGAGGCTTACCGTGCACCTGGACTGCGACAAAGGAAGGGTAGTTTTCACCAATGCTGCCGACTCAGCTGCGATATACACATTCAAAGACAAATTCACAGAGAAAATCTTCCCATACTTCTCTGTTGGATTGTGTGAGGACTGGAAAAACTCGAGCCCACTCACAGTCTGCGCTCAGACAATGAAAGTGGTTCCAGAGAAGGCCTAG